In Chroicocephalus ridibundus chromosome 4, bChrRid1.1, whole genome shotgun sequence, one genomic interval encodes:
- the FRMD6 gene encoding FERM domain-containing protein 6 isoform X1 yields the protein MNKLTFHNNRVMQDRRSVCIFLPNDDSLNIIINVKILCHELLVQVCDLLRLKDCHLFGLSVIQNNEHVYMDLAQKLYKYCPKEWKKEASKVSGEVLHGELTAVRPPLSPSQGIDQFGPPMIIHFRVQYYVENGRLISDRTARYYYYWHLRKQVLHSQCVLREEAYFLLTAFALQADLGDFKRSKHYGKYFEPEAYFPAWVVAKRGKDYILKHVPNMHKDQFALTASEAHLKYIKEAVRLDDVAVHYYRLYKDKREVEASLTLGLTTRGIQIFQNLDEEKQLLYDFPWTNVGKLVFVGKKFEILPDGLPSARKLIYYTGCPLRSRHLLQLLSSSHRLYMNLQPVLRQVRKLEENEEKKQYRESYISDTLDLDMEQLEKRSRASGSSAGSIRHKRLSRHSTASHSSSHTSGIETDPKPREMGPEDSFSGASTHRKLKTCSSMTSHGSSHTSGVESGGKDRLEEDSQDDEIEMLVDDPRELEQAGEMEVSPDMCVYITEDMLLSRKFNGHSGLIVKEISSSTSSSSETVVKLRGQSTDSLPQTTCRKPKTSTDRHSLSLDDIRLYQKDFLQLANLCQDTAQSYTFGCAHGLEEEGLYCNGCLAQQCINIQETFPVKRTSKYFSLDLTHDEVPEFVV from the exons ATGAACAAACTGACCTTCCACAACAACAGAGTCATGCAGGACCGCCGCAGCGTTTGCATCTTCCTCCCCAACGACGACTCCCTCAACATCATCATCAAC GTGAAGATTTTGTGCCATGAGTTACTGGTGCAGGTGTGTGACCTCCTGAGGCTGAAGGACTGTCACCTCTTCGGGCTCAGCGTCATCCAGA ACAATGAGCACGTGTACATGGACCTGGCCCAGAAACTCTACAAGTACTGCCCCAAGGAGTGGAAGAAGGAGGCCAGCAAGGTCAGCGGTGAGGTCTTGCatggagagctgacagcagtaaggCCACCTCTGTCCCCGTCGCAG GGGATTGACCAGTTTGGCCCCCCCATGATCATCCACTTCCGAGTGCAGTACTATGTGGAGAACGGCAGGCTGATCAG CGACCGGACGGCACGTTACTACTACTACTGGCACCTGCGGAAGCAAGTGCTGCACTCGCAGTGCGTCCTGCGGGAGGAAGCCTATTTCCTTCTCACCGCCTTCGCCCTCCAAGCCGACCTGGGCGACTTCAAGCGCAGCAAGCACTACGGGAAGTACTTCGAGCCCGAAGCCTATTTCCCTGCCTGG GTGGTTGCCAAGAGGGGCAAGGACTACATCCTCAAGCACGTCCCCAACATGCACAAGGATCAGTTTGCCCTGACGGCCTCCGAAGCCCATCTCAAGTACATCAAGGAGGCCGTCCGGCTGGACGACGTGGCCGTGCACTACTACAGGTTGTACAAG gacAAAAGGGAGGTGGAAGCCTCGCTGACGCTGGGGCTGACGACACGGGGCATCCAGATCTTCCAG AACTTGgatgaagaaaagcagctgctcTACGACTTCCCCTGGACAAATGTGGGGAAACTGGTGTTCGTG GGCAAGAAGTTTGAGATCCTGCCGGACGGGCTGCCCTCGGCCAGGAAGCTCATCTACTACACAGGCTGCCCACTGCGCTCCCGccatctcctccagctgctcagcagcagccaccggCTCTACATGAACCTGCAGCCCGTCCTGCGCCAGGTCCGCAAGCTGGAGGAGAACGAGG AGAAGAAGCAGTACCGTGAGTCCTACATCAGCGACACCCTGGACCTGGAcatggagcagctggagaagcgCTCGCGGGCCAGCGGCAGCAGTGCCGGCAGCATCCGGCACAAGCGCCTCTCCCGGCACTCCACCgccagccacagcagctcccacacctcAGGCATCGAGACCGACCCCAAGCCCAGGGAGATGGGGCCCGAGGACAGCTTCTCGGGCGCCAGCACCCACCGCAAGCTGAAGACCTGCAGCTCCATGACCAGCCacggcagctcccacacctctgGGGTGGAGAGCGGTGGGAAGGACCGGCTGGAGGAGGACTCCCAGGACGATG aaATCGAGATGCTGGTGGATGACCCCCgggagctggagcaggctggcGAGATGGAGGTGAGCCCCGACATGTGCGTCTACATCACGGAGGACATGCTGCTCTCACGCAAGTTCAACGGGCACTCGG GGCTAATTGTTAAAGAGATCAGCTCCTCCACCTCCAGCTCCTCGGAGACGGTGGTGAAACTGCGAGGGCAGAGCACTGACTCCTTACCCCAG ACGACGTGTAGGAAACCGAAGACGTCGACGGACCGGCACAGCCTGAGCCTGGATGACATTCGGCTCTACCAGAAGGATTTCTTGCAGTTGGCCAACCTCTGCCAGGACACGGCCCAGAGCTACACCTTCGGCTGCGCCCAcgggctggaggaggaaggcCTCTACTGCAATGGCTGCTTGGCCCAGCAGTGCATCAACATCCAGGAGACCTTCCCTGTCAAAAGAACCAGCAAGTACTTCTCGTTGGATCTCACCCACGACGAAGTCCCCGAATTCGTTGTCTGA
- the FRMD6 gene encoding FERM domain-containing protein 6 isoform X2, producing the protein MNKLTFHNNRVMQDRRSVCIFLPNDDSLNIIINVKILCHELLVQVCDLLRLKDCHLFGLSVIQNNEHVYMDLAQKLYKYCPKEWKKEASKGIDQFGPPMIIHFRVQYYVENGRLISDRTARYYYYWHLRKQVLHSQCVLREEAYFLLTAFALQADLGDFKRSKHYGKYFEPEAYFPAWVVAKRGKDYILKHVPNMHKDQFALTASEAHLKYIKEAVRLDDVAVHYYRLYKDKREVEASLTLGLTTRGIQIFQNLDEEKQLLYDFPWTNVGKLVFVGKKFEILPDGLPSARKLIYYTGCPLRSRHLLQLLSSSHRLYMNLQPVLRQVRKLEENEEKKQYRESYISDTLDLDMEQLEKRSRASGSSAGSIRHKRLSRHSTASHSSSHTSGIETDPKPREMGPEDSFSGASTHRKLKTCSSMTSHGSSHTSGVESGGKDRLEEDSQDDEIEMLVDDPRELEQAGEMEVSPDMCVYITEDMLLSRKFNGHSGLIVKEISSSTSSSSETVVKLRGQSTDSLPQTTCRKPKTSTDRHSLSLDDIRLYQKDFLQLANLCQDTAQSYTFGCAHGLEEEGLYCNGCLAQQCINIQETFPVKRTSKYFSLDLTHDEVPEFVV; encoded by the exons ATGAACAAACTGACCTTCCACAACAACAGAGTCATGCAGGACCGCCGCAGCGTTTGCATCTTCCTCCCCAACGACGACTCCCTCAACATCATCATCAAC GTGAAGATTTTGTGCCATGAGTTACTGGTGCAGGTGTGTGACCTCCTGAGGCTGAAGGACTGTCACCTCTTCGGGCTCAGCGTCATCCAGA ACAATGAGCACGTGTACATGGACCTGGCCCAGAAACTCTACAAGTACTGCCCCAAGGAGTGGAAGAAGGAGGCCAGCAAG GGGATTGACCAGTTTGGCCCCCCCATGATCATCCACTTCCGAGTGCAGTACTATGTGGAGAACGGCAGGCTGATCAG CGACCGGACGGCACGTTACTACTACTACTGGCACCTGCGGAAGCAAGTGCTGCACTCGCAGTGCGTCCTGCGGGAGGAAGCCTATTTCCTTCTCACCGCCTTCGCCCTCCAAGCCGACCTGGGCGACTTCAAGCGCAGCAAGCACTACGGGAAGTACTTCGAGCCCGAAGCCTATTTCCCTGCCTGG GTGGTTGCCAAGAGGGGCAAGGACTACATCCTCAAGCACGTCCCCAACATGCACAAGGATCAGTTTGCCCTGACGGCCTCCGAAGCCCATCTCAAGTACATCAAGGAGGCCGTCCGGCTGGACGACGTGGCCGTGCACTACTACAGGTTGTACAAG gacAAAAGGGAGGTGGAAGCCTCGCTGACGCTGGGGCTGACGACACGGGGCATCCAGATCTTCCAG AACTTGgatgaagaaaagcagctgctcTACGACTTCCCCTGGACAAATGTGGGGAAACTGGTGTTCGTG GGCAAGAAGTTTGAGATCCTGCCGGACGGGCTGCCCTCGGCCAGGAAGCTCATCTACTACACAGGCTGCCCACTGCGCTCCCGccatctcctccagctgctcagcagcagccaccggCTCTACATGAACCTGCAGCCCGTCCTGCGCCAGGTCCGCAAGCTGGAGGAGAACGAGG AGAAGAAGCAGTACCGTGAGTCCTACATCAGCGACACCCTGGACCTGGAcatggagcagctggagaagcgCTCGCGGGCCAGCGGCAGCAGTGCCGGCAGCATCCGGCACAAGCGCCTCTCCCGGCACTCCACCgccagccacagcagctcccacacctcAGGCATCGAGACCGACCCCAAGCCCAGGGAGATGGGGCCCGAGGACAGCTTCTCGGGCGCCAGCACCCACCGCAAGCTGAAGACCTGCAGCTCCATGACCAGCCacggcagctcccacacctctgGGGTGGAGAGCGGTGGGAAGGACCGGCTGGAGGAGGACTCCCAGGACGATG aaATCGAGATGCTGGTGGATGACCCCCgggagctggagcaggctggcGAGATGGAGGTGAGCCCCGACATGTGCGTCTACATCACGGAGGACATGCTGCTCTCACGCAAGTTCAACGGGCACTCGG GGCTAATTGTTAAAGAGATCAGCTCCTCCACCTCCAGCTCCTCGGAGACGGTGGTGAAACTGCGAGGGCAGAGCACTGACTCCTTACCCCAG ACGACGTGTAGGAAACCGAAGACGTCGACGGACCGGCACAGCCTGAGCCTGGATGACATTCGGCTCTACCAGAAGGATTTCTTGCAGTTGGCCAACCTCTGCCAGGACACGGCCCAGAGCTACACCTTCGGCTGCGCCCAcgggctggaggaggaaggcCTCTACTGCAATGGCTGCTTGGCCCAGCAGTGCATCAACATCCAGGAGACCTTCCCTGTCAAAAGAACCAGCAAGTACTTCTCGTTGGATCTCACCCACGACGAAGTCCCCGAATTCGTTGTCTGA